A genomic region of Ignavibacteria bacterium contains the following coding sequences:
- a CDS encoding CoA-binding protein — translation MENTCEILKNAKNIAVVGISNKPGRDSGWIARLLRDRGYNVFGVNPTLKEFDGIPVFKSLKDIPEPIDIVDIFRRSEFVTEVVKDAIEVNAKVIWMQLGVINYEAEKIAKEAGLIVIMNRCIAVEYRRCFG, via the coding sequence ATGGAAAATACTTGTGAAATTTTAAAGAACGCTAAAAATATTGCTGTCGTTGGAATTTCTAACAAACCCGGCAGAGATTCAGGTTGGATTGCAAGACTCTTGCGAGATAGAGGATATAATGTTTTTGGTGTAAATCCAACTTTAAAGGAATTCGATGGAATTCCTGTCTTTAAATCATTAAAAGATATTCCAGAACCAATTGATATCGTTGATATTTTTCGTCGATCAGAATTTGTAACTGAAGTTGTTAAAGATGCAATTGAAGTGAATGCGAAAGTAATCTGGATGCAGCTTGGTGTGATTAACTATGAAGCAGAAAAAATTGCTAAAGAGGCTGGTTTAATTGTTATCATGAATAGATGCATTGCAGTTGAGTACCGAAGATGTTTTGGTTGA